A stretch of Phalacrocorax carbo unplaced genomic scaffold, bPhaCar2.1 SCAFFOLD_97, whole genome shotgun sequence DNA encodes these proteins:
- the LOC135311232 gene encoding mucin-3A-like — protein sequence MDTSTISSTTGAPSPAPTATDGPSAAPTTPGDTSTISSTTGAPSPAPNSTEVTSTTAPPTTPPQTTTSAGFPAGESSADPLPIFLPAPPVICENGGTYDGIKCICTASFYGPACEYSTNAIDTNLPYPGTLVADTELVVTVTNFNYTEALKDAQSETYRSFERHFEMEIRKIYGAIRGYEGVKIIGLKPGSIVVDHKVFFTVTGTGNVTGRFEGLMDGLVGRLRETVASQGACQHNRSILCLNVLPNPIVKNMTEAPSLDEICWQRAPRDYRDFYFAVTTGDTIHCVTNCTPNAPTTMDCHHGQCRVTRAGPQCFCDDEALYWYTGSRCSGRVSKLATGLGLVATVLLITCIVLTVLLFRDHQRKYVLSPPQTSSVGTWYEDDGLTWHANDGFIYRNMGADGATG from the exons ATGGACACCTCAACCATCTCCTCCACCaccggagccccctcccctgctcccacggCCACTGACGGGCCCTCGGCAGCCCCCACCACGCCCGGGGACACCTCAACCATCTCCTCCACCaccggagccccctcccctgctcccaacTCCACCGAGGTCACCTCCACCACCGcgccccccaccaccccaccccaaaccaccaccaGCGCCGGTTTCCCAGCAGGTGA GTCCTCCGCTGACCCCCTCCCCATttttctccctgcccccccagtGATCTGTGAGAACGGCGGCACCTACGACGGCATCAAGTGCATCTGCACCGCGTCCTTCTACGGCCCCGCCTGCGAATACTCCACCAACGCCATCGACACCAACCTCC CTTACCCGGGGACGCTGGTGGCCGACACCGAGCTCGTGGTGACCGTCACCAACTTCAACTACACGGAGGCGCTGAAGGACGCGCAGTCGGAGACCTACCGCTCCTTCGAGAGGCACTTCGAGATGGAG ATCAGGAAGATCTACGGCGCCATCCGCGGTTACGAGGGCGTGAAGATCATCGGCCTCAA GCCCGGGAGCATCGTGGTGGACCACAAGGTCTTCTTCACCGTCACGGGGACGGGAAACGTGACCGGGCGCTTCGAGGGGCTCATGGACGGCCTGGTGGGGCGGCTGCGGGAGACGGTGGCCAGCCAGGGCGCCTGCCAGCACAACCGCT CCATCCTCTGCCTCAATGTGTTGCCGAACCCCATCGTCAAGAACATGACGGAGGCGCCTTCGCTGGACG agATCTGCTGGCAGCGAGCGCCCAGGGACTACCGGGACTTCTACTTCGCCGTGACCACGGGCGACACCATCCATTGCGTCACCAACTGCACCCCCAACGCGCCCACCACCATGGATTGCCACCACGGCCAGTGCCGCGTCACCCGCGCCGGCCCCCAGTGCTT TTGCGACGATGAAGCTCTGTACTGGTACACGGGGTCCCGCTGCTCCGGGCGGGTCAGCAAGTTGGCTACCGGGTTGGGGCTGGTGGCCACCGTGTTGTTGATCACCTGCATCGTCCTCACCGTGCTCCTGTTCCGGGATCACCAGAGGAAATACGTGTTGAG cccccctcAAACCTCTTCTGTTGGCACATGGTACGAGGACGATGGCCTCACCTGGCACGCGAACGATGGCTTCATCTACCGCAACATGGGAGCCGACGGTGCCACAG GTTGA